The Verrucomicrobium spinosum DSM 4136 = JCM 18804 DNA segment TGGCATGAACTTCAACGGCTATGCCAAAGGGGCAGCCGTGTACACCATTCCGAAGGACTGGAAGGTCCACGTCACCTTCATCAACCCCAGCCCGGTCCCACACAGTTTGATCGTGGTGGAGAAGGACGATGTGAGAAAACTCCAGGTGGCGGAGCCCTACTTCAAAGGTGCCGGCATTGAAAAACACCTTCAGGGCATTGCCTTTGACAAGCGGACCTTTGAGTTCACGCCAGATGAGGCCGGTGAATTCGCATTCGCCTGTGGTTTTCCCGGTCACACCATGAACGGCCACTGGCTTACACTGCTTGTTTCTGACACCGCAGAGAAGCCCACGCTCAAGCTGGGCGAGGAGCCGGTCAGGGACGCAAGCCCTGCCAAATAACCTGCTCTTCTGCGATCCTGAGTCATCTGCTATTTCCATGAACTTTCTCAGCCGCGAAAGCACTGTCGCCCCGCCCGGCTACTCCCGCTGGATGGTGCCGCCTGCCGCCATCGCCGTGCACATGTGCATCGGCCAGGTCTATGGATTCAGCGTCTTCAATGTGCCCTTGACCAAGTTGCTCGGGGGCGATGCTTCCGTGGCTGGGGACTGGACCATTCCGCAGGTGGGTTGGGCCTACCAGATCGCGCTGATCATGCTGGGCCTCTCCGCCGCCGTCTTCGGAAAGTGGGTGGAACGCAACGGCCCCCGCATGACGATGGTGGCCAGTGCAGCCTGCTTCTGCGGCGGGCTCCTGCTGGCGGCCCTGGGGGTGAAGCTGCACCTGCTCTGGCTCGTGCTGTTTGGCTACGGCTTCGTGGGCGGCATCGGCATGGGCCTCGGTTACATTGGCCCCGTATCCACCTTGGTGAAGTGGTTCCCCGACCGCCCCGGCATGGCCACGGGCATGGCCATCATGGGCTTCGGCGGCGGAGCACTCGTGGGCTCACCGCTGGCCACGGAACTGATGGCCCACTTCCGCCCCGTGAGCAGCCAGGGTGTGGCTCCCACCTTCCTCACCATGGCAGCGATCTACGCGGTCTTCATGAGCTTCGGAGCCTGGCTGGTGAAGGTGCCCGCCGCGAACTGGAAGCCTGAGGGCTATGTCCCTCCAGTCAAGGCGCAGACCCTCGTCACCAATGCCAGCGTGGGGGTGGATCAAGCCTGGAAGACTCCCCAATTCTGGCTGCTGTGGATGGTACTGTGTCTGAACGTCAGTGCGGGCATCGGCATCCTGGGGCAAGCCTCGCTCATGTTTCAGGACATGTTTGGCGTCTCTGTCGCAGTGGGAGCTGGCTTCGTAGGCGTGCTGTCCCTCTTCAACATGGGCGGGCGTTTCATCTGGTCCTCCGTCTCCGACCTCACTGGACGCAAGGTGGTATATTGCATCTACTTCTTATTGGGTGCCGCCCTCTATGCCTCGCTCCCATTCGTCCAGAACACCGGGCAGAAGATGGTATTTGTCGCCGTGACTGCGGTGATTATTTCCATGTACGGAGGCGGCTTCGCCACCATCCCGGCTTATCTCCGAGACCTCTTCGGCACCGCCCAGGTGGGGGCCATTCACGGCCGCCTTATCACCGCTTGGTCCGCCGCCGCCGTCATCGGCCCCACTTTGATCAACTACATCTCCACGGCCAACAAGAAGGCCGGCATGCCCGCAGCGGAGGCCTACAACAGCACGCTCTATCTCATGGCCGGATTGCTTCTGCTCGGTTGCTTTTGCAATCTGCTGGTGCGCCCGGTCGATCCCAAACATCATCAACCCACTCCTCCAGCAAAATGAAGCCCTCCCAGATAAAGGTCGTCATCGTCTGGCTGATCGTGGCCATCCCTCTGGGCTGGGGCGTGCTGAAGTCCGTGCAGAAGGCCAGTCCTTTGTTTACTGCCGGACACGAGGCCGATGCCAAATGACCGTTGGCATCCTCTTCACTTCTTCGGTCCCGTATCAACCTCTCCTCCAGTAGCGATAGGCGATGGATTCACTCATCTCAGGTCCAGTCACGGTCCAACTCAACCTGATCTCATCCGTCAGGTTTAAAGTAGTTAGTTGGTGGTCTACTGCTTTACTGAGTCACCGAATTACCGGGTTACCGCCCTACCTTCCCGGCGCATACCGGTTCAGCTTCCGCTGCAGCGATCTGCGATGCACCCCCAGGATGGTGGCAGCCTTGGTGATGTTGCCTTCGCAGTCATGGAGCACGCGCTGGATGTGCTCCCACTCCACGAGATCCAAGGAAGGCACCGTAGCCGGGGCGGCCTCCGCATTGGCGGGGAGGCCCTCAATGGCAGCCACGACTTGGTCAGCGTTGACGGGCTTTGTGAGGTAATCCGCCGCCCCCACTCGCACCG contains these protein-coding regions:
- a CDS encoding MFS transporter small subunit, yielding MKPSQIKVVIVWLIVAIPLGWGVLKSVQKASPLFTAGHEADAK
- a CDS encoding sulfocyanin-like copper-binding protein; its protein translation is MKTSLAVLFHGLLLAPMALIQGQTPPPAGHEHHAPATGGGRKIELIKDITSDDFLRLGKEPKTVEVTLVAVYNDDNYGMNFNGYAKGAAVYTIPKDWKVHVTFINPSPVPHSLIVVEKDDVRKLQVAEPYFKGAGIEKHLQGIAFDKRTFEFTPDEAGEFAFACGFPGHTMNGHWLTLLVSDTAEKPTLKLGEEPVRDASPAK
- a CDS encoding OFA family MFS transporter yields the protein MNFLSRESTVAPPGYSRWMVPPAAIAVHMCIGQVYGFSVFNVPLTKLLGGDASVAGDWTIPQVGWAYQIALIMLGLSAAVFGKWVERNGPRMTMVASAACFCGGLLLAALGVKLHLLWLVLFGYGFVGGIGMGLGYIGPVSTLVKWFPDRPGMATGMAIMGFGGGALVGSPLATELMAHFRPVSSQGVAPTFLTMAAIYAVFMSFGAWLVKVPAANWKPEGYVPPVKAQTLVTNASVGVDQAWKTPQFWLLWMVLCLNVSAGIGILGQASLMFQDMFGVSVAVGAGFVGVLSLFNMGGRFIWSSVSDLTGRKVVYCIYFLLGAALYASLPFVQNTGQKMVFVAVTAVIISMYGGGFATIPAYLRDLFGTAQVGAIHGRLITAWSAAAVIGPTLINYISTANKKAGMPAAEAYNSTLYLMAGLLLLGCFCNLLVRPVDPKHHQPTPPAK